A genomic window from Lepisosteus oculatus isolate fLepOcu1 chromosome 27, fLepOcu1.hap2, whole genome shotgun sequence includes:
- the LOC107080074 gene encoding uncharacterized protein isoform X1 — translation MRRRVFLSLCLLQGALCTINVTQYPRFVMAEVGKNVTMNCKFSYTNETVSRPILYWYINEDEYIFPHTAEQYKNRVVQAGDGTPHNKSVQLQQVQLEDTNTYYCMMSYIMNNTSPVRTRSRLGVQLFVHGPLNFFMMSENNSELCCEIRVPSVDNVRLSLLQNGTEVQTYFNATRNGTEFVLSTRFQVVSQETLMFECRLKYRDCFHTTQILRQKPQRLEPQHPLILYTFILLFPFCTLLLILSIFLARSKYQTLC, via the exons ATGAGGCGCAGGGTGTTTCTGAGCCTCTGCCTGCTGCAAG GAGCTCTGTGTACAATCAACGTTACTCAATATCCACGTTTTGTGATGGCTGAAGTTGGCAAAAATGTCACCATGAACTGCAAATTTTCCTACACCAACGAAACTGTATCCCGGCCAATCCTATACTGGTACATCAATGAGGATGAGTACATATTTCCCCATACAGCAGAGCAGTACAAGAACCGGGTAGTGCAGGCAGGCGATGGAACACCCCACAATAAATCTGTGCAGCTTCAGCAGGTCCAGCTGGAGGATACCAACACCTACTACTGCATGATGTCCTACATCATGAACAACACTTCGCCTGTGAGGACTAGGAGCCGTCTTGGAGTACAACTGTTTGTTCATG GGCCTCTTAACTTCTTTATGATGTCGGAAAATAATTCAGAACTCTGCTGTGAGATACGAGTGCCCTCCGTGGACAATGTACGCCTCTCACTGCTTCAGAATGGAACAGAGGTGCAAACGTACTTTAATGCAACTCGGAATGGAACGGAATTCGTCCTGTCCACACGCTTCCAGGTGGTGTCCCAAGAGACGCTGATGTTCGAGTGCCGGCTGAAGTATCGTGACTGCTTCCATACAACGCAGATCCTTCGTCAGAAGCCACAGC GCCTGGAGCCCCAGCATCCTCTCATCCTGTATACCTTCATCCTGCTGTTTCCTTTCTGCACCCTCCTCCTCATCCTCTCCATCTTTCTGGCGAGAAGCAAGTACCAAACTCTGTGCTGA
- the LOC107080074 gene encoding uncharacterized protein isoform X2 — protein sequence MAEVGKNVTMNCKFSYTNETVSRPILYWYINEDEYIFPHTAEQYKNRVVQAGDGTPHNKSVQLQQVQLEDTNTYYCMMSYIMNNTSPVRTRSRLGVQLFVHGPLNFFMMSENNSELCCEIRVPSVDNVRLSLLQNGTEVQTYFNATRNGTEFVLSTRFQVVSQETLMFECRLKYRDCFHTTQILRQKPQRLEPQHPLILYTFILLFPFCTLLLILSIFLARSKYQTLC from the exons ATGGCTGAAGTTGGCAAAAATGTCACCATGAACTGCAAATTTTCCTACACCAACGAAACTGTATCCCGGCCAATCCTATACTGGTACATCAATGAGGATGAGTACATATTTCCCCATACAGCAGAGCAGTACAAGAACCGGGTAGTGCAGGCAGGCGATGGAACACCCCACAATAAATCTGTGCAGCTTCAGCAGGTCCAGCTGGAGGATACCAACACCTACTACTGCATGATGTCCTACATCATGAACAACACTTCGCCTGTGAGGACTAGGAGCCGTCTTGGAGTACAACTGTTTGTTCATG GGCCTCTTAACTTCTTTATGATGTCGGAAAATAATTCAGAACTCTGCTGTGAGATACGAGTGCCCTCCGTGGACAATGTACGCCTCTCACTGCTTCAGAATGGAACAGAGGTGCAAACGTACTTTAATGCAACTCGGAATGGAACGGAATTCGTCCTGTCCACACGCTTCCAGGTGGTGTCCCAAGAGACGCTGATGTTCGAGTGCCGGCTGAAGTATCGTGACTGCTTCCATACAACGCAGATCCTTCGTCAGAAGCCACAGC GCCTGGAGCCCCAGCATCCTCTCATCCTGTATACCTTCATCCTGCTGTTTCCTTTCTGCACCCTCCTCCTCATCCTCTCCATCTTTCTGGCGAGAAGCAAGTACCAAACTCTGTGCTGA